tttttctcatcATTCTACTACATGTGATCTCCACCGCTcggcgcgccgccaccgccgctgctGGGATCAAACAAGCTGCAGCAGACCGTGCCGCCCTCCTCTCCTTCAAGTCCCTTGTCGACGACGATCCGTTCAGAGCGCTCTCCTCCTGGAACAACGGCTCTCTCCACTACTGCAGGTGGCGCGGTGTCTCTTGTGGCCGCCGCCATCCCGACCGGGTCACGGCCCTCAACCTCACGTCTCTCGACCTAGCCGGTTTCGTATCGCCCTCCGTGGCCAACCTTACATTCCTCCGGAGGATCGATCTGTCCGACAACAAGCTAGACGGGTACATCCCGGAGGAGTTAGGAAGCCTACGCCGGTTGCGATATCTCGACCTGAGTGTGAATTCTCTTCGTGGAACGATCCCGTCTTCGCTCGGCAATTGCTCTAATCTTCAAGTACTCAACTTGGCAAATAATAAGCTCAACGGTGAGATTCCGCCAACTCTATCGCGTCTTTCCGGTCTTAGAGATATTCTCCTGAATCAAAACATGTTACAAGGGACGATCCCAGATTCAATTGGGAATCTTTCTTCTCTACTCGTTCTTTCTTTAGATAACAATAACCTGTCAGGAGCCATGCCTCCATCCGTCGGTAGCCTTCTCTCCTTGAAGACACTTGCAATCCAATTCACTAGTCTCACAGGAACCATTCGGCCCACTCTCACAAATCTCTCCTCTCTGAAAGAGCTTGGACTACGAGGAAACAACCTTCATGGTGAAATTCCTCACTTTGCAGAACTTCTGTTCCTCTCTTTCCAGGACTGCTCTGTTAATGATCTCTCCAGGTCCATCCCAATCTCGCTCGGACAACTTTCATCTCTCGAAAATCTCATTCTCGGGATGAACTACTTAACAGGAGAAATACCGTTATCCCTTTACAATCTATCATCCCTGAAGAACTTAGAACTCGCTAATAACCAACTCGAGGGAACTCTACCCTCTGATATCGGAAATGCTCTTCCGAACCTTCAATTCCTTCATATGAGTTATAATCAGCTTGGGGGGCGAATTCCAGCATCATTGTCCAATGCTTCTGAGCTCAGACACCTTGAGATAACAGTCAATGAATTCCACGGCACGATACCGCCGAGCCTTGGAGCCTTGCAGAGTCTCTCGCGGCTCGAACTGGCTGTCAATCGACTCGAAGCCAGGACGCCTAGCGATTGGAGCTTCATTACAGCACTGACCAACTGCACCGGTCTCCGAGTGTTGGATGTAGGATGCAATCTACTTCAAGGCATGTTGCCCAAATCACTAGTCAATCTTTCCACTAGTCTTCTATATTTGACATTCTATAGCAGCCAATTATCAGGAATTATACCTGCTGAGATTCGGAAGTTCATCAATCTAACTTATCTTGATATGGGCATTAATAATTTTCGAGGCACCATTCCCATAGATATCAGTCATCTTTGGCAATTACAGTACTTAGATCTATCAAATAACACGCTTTCCGGTGAAATTCCTCCTACTTTGGGCAACCTAACACGAATGGACAAGCTCTATCTCGGCAGCAATGAATTTGAAGGAGCCATTCCGCGGACATTAAGCAACATGTTAGTGTTAGAGTTGTTAAATCTATCAAATAATAGGCTAAGCGGTAGCATTCCGCAAGAAGTTTTGACCCTTTCGTCGCTCACAAACTTCCTTGACTTGTCGCATAATTTACTGAACGATTCATTACCATCGGAAGTGGGCAACTTGATAAATGTCAGGGAGCTTGATCTCTCAAATAACAGGCTCTCTGGTGAGATTCCAGACACCATTGGCAAATGCGCCATCTTGGAAATTCTTCATTTGGAGAATAACTTATTTCAAGGGTCCATTCCTCCCTCCATCAGCAATTTAAGAGGGCTTAAGAAGCTTGATCTCTCAAAAAACTTCTACTCAGGCCAAATACCGGCATTCCTTGACGAGCTCCCGGATCTACACTATTTGAATCTCTCCTTCAACAGTTTTGAGGGTCGAGTGCCAATGAAAGGGGTCTTTAAGAATGCGAGCGAAGTCTCACTTATCGGAAATAGTAAACTCTGCGGCGGAATTCCAGAATTACACTTGCTGAAATGCACTTCAGATGCCTTTGCAACAAAACATCACTCTGATTATAAACTCAGAGTAATACTCATTCCTATATGTGGagcaattttgtgtttgattatAATCATATGCTTGCTTGGGATACATCACTTGATTAAAAACTCGCAGAGAAAGCCGCAGTCGAGGTTTTCCTTAAGAAACCGACACGCGAAAGTATCTTACGATGAGCTCTTGAGGGCTACAAATGGGTTCTCCTCAGATAATTTGATCGGCACCGGAAGTTTTGGGTCGGTTTATAAAGCCGCCATGAACTATGAAAACGTCGACACCGTCGTGGTGAAAGTGCTTAACCTTCAACAGCATGGGGCTTTCAGAAGTTTTATGTCTGAATGTGAGGCCCTGAGAAGCACTCGACACCGAAATCTTGTCAAAATTCTTACCTGAGAAGTGTCGATGAAAGGGATTTTTAAGAATGCGAGCGAAGTCTCGCTTATCGGAAACCCTAAACTCTGTGGTGGAATTCCAGAATTACACTTGCCGAAATGCACTTCAAATGCCTTTGCAGCAAAACATCACTCTAATTATAAACTCAAGGTAATACTAATTCCTATATGTGGGGCAATTTTGTGTTTAATTATAATCATATGCTTGCTTGGGATACATCACTTAATAAAAAACTCCAGGAGAAAGCCGCTATCGAGGTTTTCCTTAAGAAACCAACACATGAAAGTATCTTACGATGAGGTCTTCAGGGCTACAAATGGGTTCTCCTTAGAAAATCTGATTGGCACGGGAAGTTTTGGGTCGGTTTGTAAAGCCGTCATGAACTATGAAAATGCTGACATCATCGCAGTGAAAGTGCTTGACCTTCAACAGCATGGGGCTTTCAGGAGTTTTATGTCTGAATGTGAAGCCCTGAGAAGCATTCGACATCGAAATCTTGTCAAAATTCTTACATCGTGCTCTAGTTTGGATCACCGCGGTAACGATTTCAAGGCCTTGGTTTTTGAGTACATGCCTAATGGTAGCTTAGAAGAGTGGCTACATCCAAATGCATGCCAGAATAGGCCATTCAGAAGCCTAAGCCTAATCCAGAGGTTGAACATAGCTATCGACGTAGCCTCAGCATTGGAGTATCTTCATCACGAAGGGTCCATGTTGA
This DNA window, taken from Ananas comosus cultivar F153 linkage group 5, ASM154086v1, whole genome shotgun sequence, encodes the following:
- the LOC109710326 gene encoding probable LRR receptor-like serine/threonine-protein kinase At3g47570, yielding MKGIFKNASEVSLIGNPKLCGGIPELHLPKCTSNAFAAKHHSNYKLKVILIPICGAILCLIIIICLLGIHHLIKNSRRKPLSRFSLRNQHMKVSYDEVFRATNGFSLENLIGTGSFGSVCKAVMNYENADIIAVKVLDLQQHGAFRSFMSECEALRSIRHRNLVKILTSCSSLDHRGNDFKALVFEYMPNGSLEEWLHPNACQNRPFRSLSLIQRLNIAIDVASALEYLHHEGSMLIVHCDLKPSNILLDNEMTAHVGDFGLAKFLQQPPDESSECSSTSTVGIKGSIGYVPPEYGIGCKPSRLGDVYSYGILLLEMFTGMSPVDDMFKDGLSLRGYVRAAAASPEHLMDIIDRKLHSADNDIAYQEECVRDCVVLVFDCSLSCSNELPYERCDMTKVLKVLRAARERLLS
- the LOC109710325 gene encoding receptor kinase-like protein Xa21, whose amino-acid sequence is MEGFFHALFFLIILLHVISTARRAATAAAGIKQAAADRAALLSFKSLVDDDPFRALSSWNNGSLHYCRWRGVSCGRRHPDRVTALNLTSLDLAGFVSPSVANLTFLRRIDLSDNKLDGYIPEELGSLRRLRYLDLSVNSLRGTIPSSLGNCSNLQVLNLANNKLNGEIPPTLSRLSGLRDILLNQNMLQGTIPDSIGNLSSLLVLSLDNNNLSGAMPPSVGSLLSLKTLAIQFTSLTGTIRPTLTNLSSLKELGLRGNNLHGEIPHFAELLFLSFQDCSVNDLSRSIPISLGQLSSLENLILGMNYLTGEIPLSLYNLSSLKNLELANNQLEGTLPSDIGNALPNLQFLHMSYNQLGGRIPASLSNASELRHLEITVNEFHGTIPPSLGALQSLSRLELAVNRLEARTPSDWSFITALTNCTGLRVLDVGCNLLQGMLPKSLVNLSTSLLYLTFYSSQLSGIIPAEIRKFINLTYLDMGINNFRGTIPIDISHLWQLQYLDLSNNTLSGEIPPTLGNLTRMDKLYLGSNEFEGAIPRTLSNMLVLELLNLSNNRLSGSIPQEVLTLSSLTNFLDLSHNLLNDSLPSEVGNLINVRELDLSNNRLSGEIPDTIGKCAILEILHLENNLFQGSIPPSISNLRGLKKLDLSKNFYSGQIPAFLDELPDLHYLNLSFNSFEGRVPMKGVFKNASEVSLIGNSKLCGGIPELHLLKCTSDAFATKHHSDYKLRVILIPICGAILCLIIIICLLGIHHLIKNSQRKPQSRFSLRNRHAKVSYDELLRATNGFSSDNLIGTGSFGSVYKAAMNYENVDTVVVKVLNLQQHGAFRSFMSECEALRSTRHRNLVKILT